One stretch of Anaerobranca californiensis DSM 14826 DNA includes these proteins:
- a CDS encoding zinc-binding dehydrogenase, translating into MKGCPYGTHRVIEKKGMLPQPAWKISNDPQIYSNEILIDVKTLNIDSASFTQIKKQAKEENRTIESIILETVEKRGKQHNPVTGSGGMLIGTVSKIGEDLKGKIDLQEGDKIATLVSLSLTPLKIEKILRVKENSDQVDIEGKAVLFQSGIYAKLPTDIDEKLALAVLDVAGAPAQTARLVKPSDIVVVIGAGGKSGLLTIYEAKKRAGVTGKVIGIEYSEEGCKKLQETGYADIVIQGDATNPMEILEKVKEATAEKLADVTINCVNIPDTEMASILVTRDRGILYFFSMATSFTKAALGAEGIGKDIDMLIGNGYAKGHSEIALQIIRESEKIRKIFEEIYV; encoded by the coding sequence ATGAAAGGCTGTCCCTATGGAACCCACCGGGTTATAGAAAAAAAAGGTATGCTTCCCCAACCGGCGTGGAAAATTTCCAATGATCCTCAAATCTACAGTAATGAAATATTAATTGATGTAAAAACCTTAAACATTGATTCGGCGAGCTTTACTCAAATTAAAAAACAGGCAAAGGAAGAAAATAGGACCATAGAATCTATAATTTTAGAAACAGTGGAAAAAAGGGGTAAACAACACAACCCCGTTACCGGATCTGGTGGTATGTTGATTGGAACTGTATCAAAAATAGGAGAAGATCTCAAAGGAAAAATAGACCTACAGGAAGGAGATAAAATCGCCACATTAGTTTCCTTATCTTTAACCCCTCTAAAAATAGAAAAAATATTAAGGGTGAAAGAAAACTCTGATCAAGTGGATATTGAAGGAAAAGCTGTCTTATTCCAAAGTGGTATTTATGCAAAATTGCCAACAGATATAGATGAAAAATTAGCTTTAGCTGTCCTAGATGTAGCCGGTGCCCCTGCCCAAACTGCCCGTTTAGTGAAGCCATCTGATATAGTAGTGGTAATAGGTGCAGGAGGAAAGTCAGGTTTATTGACAATCTATGAAGCTAAAAAACGGGCAGGAGTAACTGGTAAGGTAATAGGGATTGAGTATAGTGAAGAAGGGTGTAAGAAACTACAAGAAACCGGCTATGCCGATATTGTCATCCAAGGGGATGCCACAAACCCAATGGAAATTTTAGAAAAAGTAAAGGAAGCTACTGCCGAAAAGTTGGCAGATGTTACAATTAACTGTGTCAATATTCCCGATACAGAAATGGCCAGTATTTTGGTGACAAGGGATAGGGGAATACTTTACTTTTTTAGTATGGCTACCAGCTTTACTAAAGCAGCATTAGGGGCTGAAGGGATCGGAAAAGATATAGATATGTTAATCGGCAATGGCTATGCAAAAGGCCATAGTGAAATAGCATTACAAATTATCAGGGAAAGTGAAAAGATAAGGAAAATTTTTGAAGAAATTTATGTTTAG
- the ablA gene encoding lysine 2,3-aminomutase, translated as MRSFKEVEKYKNVTQEQWNDWHWQLKNRITTVEELKELVDLTSEEEEGIKQCLKTLRMAITPYYGLLMDPKDVNCPVRKQGIPVIKELEKSSCDMEDPLSEDTDSPVPGLTHRYPDRVLLLVTDQCAMYCRHCTRRRIAGVTDKAMPQERIEKALEYIKKTPEVRDVLISGGDGLLISDDKLEYIIKSLREIPHVEVIRIGTRVPVVLPQRITDKLCAMLKKYHPIWINTHFNHPKELTAESKKALAKLSDAGIPLGNQSVLLRGINDCPNIMKKLVHELVLNRVRPYYIYQCDLSQGIEHFRTPVSKGIEIIESLRGHTSGYAVPTFVVDAPGGGGKIPVMPQYLISQSPSKVVLRNFEGVMAVYSQPTDYKDQCNCQYCQGAKESIGVQSLLSGEKLNIEPTELKRGTRRRK; from the coding sequence ATGAGAAGTTTTAAAGAAGTGGAGAAGTATAAAAATGTAACACAAGAACAGTGGAATGATTGGCATTGGCAGTTGAAAAACAGGATTACAACTGTAGAAGAACTTAAAGAATTGGTGGATTTGACCTCTGAAGAAGAGGAAGGAATTAAACAGTGTTTAAAAACTTTGAGAATGGCTATTACACCATATTATGGGTTGCTTATGGACCCTAAAGATGTCAATTGTCCTGTAAGGAAACAAGGAATCCCTGTAATCAAGGAATTGGAAAAAAGCAGTTGTGATATGGAAGATCCCCTTTCCGAAGATACCGATTCTCCAGTTCCAGGCCTTACCCACCGCTACCCCGATAGGGTTTTATTACTTGTAACGGATCAATGTGCTATGTATTGTAGACATTGTACCAGGAGGAGAATAGCGGGGGTTACTGACAAAGCAATGCCCCAAGAAAGAATAGAAAAGGCTTTAGAATATATAAAAAAAACACCGGAGGTTAGAGATGTTTTAATAAGTGGTGGAGATGGCCTATTAATTTCCGATGATAAGTTAGAATATATAATTAAATCCCTAAGGGAAATACCCCATGTAGAAGTAATTAGAATAGGGACTAGGGTTCCGGTAGTTTTACCTCAAAGGATTACAGATAAGTTATGTGCTATGCTGAAAAAATATCATCCAATTTGGATCAATACCCATTTCAATCATCCTAAAGAGCTAACGGCTGAAAGTAAAAAGGCTTTAGCAAAACTATCGGATGCAGGAATTCCTTTAGGAAACCAATCGGTGCTCTTGAGGGGGATCAATGATTGCCCTAATATTATGAAGAAATTAGTCCATGAACTAGTGTTAAACAGAGTAAGGCCATATTATATTTATCAATGTGATTTATCCCAAGGGATCGAACACTTTAGGACACCGGTAAGTAAAGGGATAGAGATTATAGAAAGCTTAAGGGGTCATACATCGGGATATGCAGTGCCTACCTTTGTAGTAGATGCCCCCGGTGGTGGTGGAAAAATTCCGGTAATGCCCCAATATTTAATCTCTCAATCACCTTCAAAGGTAGTTTTACGGAACTTTGAAGGGGTAATGGCCGTTTATTCTCAGCCAACGGATTATAAAGATCAATGTAATTGTCAATACTGTCAAGGGGCAAAGGAGTCCATAGGGGTACAGTCTTTATTAAGTGGTGAAAAGTTAAATATAGAACCGACAGAACTTAAGAGAGGGACTAGAAGGAGAAAATGA
- a CDS encoding MutS-related protein: protein MEFFIGNTLNVIDLEEVLNSVVPYSPYGQREKEKLKPTLSKAKLQREYTLTYQILEIIQRDNKVTGIIDLLKNLKDITPIIKKALAGLVLEEIDFFYLKQWLTGVRTLADLTEKTGIKKEINIKFEKIEGFFKIITLDNEGPGFYISSKHNPQLEKARTTSRRLREKLDNLLEKRKKEIEREFNVLFNIENTLNISKFDGDKVEKLSKCPHLYYQGENYTHVQFKIKEWEETLKIKGKLAEVNKEIEHEEEKVKKYLTEEFLKYIPKFQGNCKKIGRLDWLLTKANYSREINGVKPILTTENIIKLKGAKNPVLAGVLAKRGKKVTPIDLELDSGVTVITGSNMGGKSLTLKTLGLMTALAQMGFLVPCEEMVFSPRKFIYCSLYHQQSIYDGLSTFGVEIKALKKVLTYRDKQGLYLIDELARGTNPIEGGALAYAVAKYLNEGDSITVMVTHFEQLLTDEFGQLRIVGLDNVTENKLKKGLKGKRGVEAVEELMDYRIEKVTKLGIPKEGLKIAALMGLPQEIIENAEKKLAKDQQKRSEQDDR, encoded by the coding sequence ATGGAATTTTTTATAGGTAATACCTTAAATGTTATAGATCTAGAAGAAGTCCTAAATTCCGTTGTCCCCTATTCCCCCTATGGTCAAAGGGAAAAGGAAAAGCTAAAACCCACCCTATCAAAGGCTAAACTACAAAGGGAATATACCTTGACATACCAAATATTAGAGATAATCCAAAGGGATAACAAAGTAACTGGGATAATCGATCTTTTAAAAAATCTTAAAGATATAACTCCTATCATCAAAAAAGCCTTAGCAGGTTTAGTTTTAGAAGAAATAGACTTCTTTTACCTTAAGCAATGGCTTACAGGGGTAAGGACTTTAGCGGACCTTACAGAAAAGACAGGTATAAAAAAGGAGATCAACATAAAATTTGAAAAGATAGAAGGGTTTTTTAAAATAATTACCCTAGATAATGAAGGGCCAGGATTTTATATATCAAGTAAACATAATCCCCAGTTAGAAAAGGCTAGAACTACTTCAAGAAGGTTGAGGGAAAAGTTAGATAATCTATTAGAAAAGAGAAAAAAAGAGATAGAAAGGGAATTTAATGTCCTATTTAACATAGAAAATACATTAAACATTAGTAAGTTTGACGGGGATAAGGTAGAAAAGTTATCTAAATGTCCCCACCTTTATTACCAAGGGGAAAATTATACCCATGTTCAATTTAAAATAAAGGAATGGGAAGAGACATTAAAGATCAAGGGAAAATTAGCAGAAGTAAATAAAGAGATTGAACATGAAGAAGAAAAGGTCAAAAAATATTTGACAGAGGAATTCTTAAAATATATACCTAAATTTCAAGGAAACTGTAAAAAAATAGGGAGATTAGATTGGCTTTTGACAAAGGCTAATTATTCCCGGGAAATAAATGGGGTAAAACCGATATTGACAACTGAAAATATTATAAAACTGAAAGGGGCTAAAAACCCTGTTTTAGCAGGGGTTTTAGCTAAAAGGGGCAAAAAGGTCACCCCAATAGATTTAGAACTAGATAGTGGGGTCACTGTAATAACCGGCTCTAACATGGGTGGAAAATCCTTGACATTAAAGACTTTAGGTTTAATGACCGCTTTGGCCCAGATGGGATTTTTAGTTCCCTGTGAAGAAATGGTATTTAGCCCTAGAAAATTCATCTATTGTTCACTATATCATCAACAATCTATCTATGATGGACTAAGTACCTTTGGAGTAGAAATTAAAGCTTTGAAAAAGGTGTTAACTTATCGGGATAAACAGGGACTGTATTTAATCGATGAGTTGGCTAGGGGGACTAATCCTATAGAGGGAGGTGCTTTAGCTTATGCTGTCGCTAAATATTTAAATGAAGGGGACAGCATAACGGTAATGGTTACCCACTTTGAGCAACTGCTGACCGATGAATTTGGGCAGCTAAGGATTGTGGGATTAGATAATGTCACAGAAAATAAACTTAAAAAAGGATTAAAGGGTAAAAGGGGAGTAGAAGCTGTAGAGGAGCTTATGGATTATAGAATAGAAAAGGTCACAAAATTAGGTATCCCAAAGGAAGGGTTAAAGATAGCAGCCCTAATGGGTTTACCCCAAGAAATAATCGAAAATGCAGAAAAAAAGCTGGCAAAGGATCAACAAAAAAGGAGTGAACAAGATGACAGATAA
- a CDS encoding lysine 5,6-aminomutase subunit alpha: MTDKLKIDQDLVRRARESAESIADGVMALITPKTTVSVERTVGRLLGIDGVNGEGVPLVNVLVDNLLEKGVLSHGLTYWIVNGCEQLGLTPQKLAEEVSSGRLDLTALKPLPVHSLKDKMEEYAQRGLDRIRKRVEERRKFIQRLGKGKAPELYVIVATGNIYEDVIQAQTAARNGADIIAVIRTTGQSLLDYVPYGATTEGFGGTYATQENFRIMRKALDEVSEEVGRYIQLVNYCSGLCMPEIAAMGAMERLDMMLNDALYGILFRDINMQRTLIDQNFSRIINGFAEIIINTGEDNYLTTADAIEEGHTVIASQFINEKLGLLAGLKPQQLGLGHAFEINPDVENGLLYEIAQAQLSRQLFSQSPLKYMPPTKYMTGNIFKGYLQNGLFNLTSIMTNQGIQLLGMLTEAIHTPYMHDRYLAIENAKYVMNTARNLGDEIIFREDGIIQKRAEEVLTKAVELLEEIKRIGLFTALERGYFANIKRTIDGGKGLEGVINKCEDYYNPFEEIMKRENFQRDKGGSF, from the coding sequence ATGACAGATAAATTAAAAATAGACCAAGACCTAGTAAGAAGGGCTAGGGAAAGTGCCGAATCAATAGCAGATGGAGTAATGGCTTTAATAACACCTAAAACAACGGTTTCTGTGGAGAGAACTGTAGGACGGCTGTTGGGAATAGATGGTGTTAATGGGGAAGGGGTACCCTTAGTAAATGTCTTAGTAGATAATTTACTAGAAAAAGGGGTTCTTTCCCATGGATTAACCTATTGGATTGTCAATGGCTGTGAACAACTAGGTTTAACACCGCAAAAATTAGCAGAAGAAGTAAGTAGCGGCAGATTAGATCTAACGGCCCTAAAACCACTACCTGTCCATAGTTTGAAAGATAAGATGGAAGAATATGCCCAAAGGGGTTTAGACCGTATTAGAAAGAGGGTAGAAGAGAGAAGGAAATTTATCCAAAGACTAGGGAAAGGTAAGGCACCGGAACTTTATGTCATAGTGGCTACTGGTAATATCTATGAAGATGTAATCCAAGCACAAACGGCAGCTAGAAATGGAGCAGATATCATTGCTGTTATCAGAACCACAGGGCAAAGTTTGTTGGACTATGTACCCTATGGGGCCACCACTGAAGGGTTTGGTGGTACTTATGCAACACAGGAAAACTTTAGGATAATGAGGAAAGCTTTAGATGAAGTTTCTGAAGAAGTGGGAAGATATATTCAATTGGTAAACTACTGCTCCGGCCTTTGTATGCCAGAAATAGCAGCTATGGGTGCTATGGAAAGATTGGATATGATGTTAAATGATGCTTTATACGGCATATTATTTAGAGATATAAACATGCAAAGGACATTGATAGACCAAAACTTTTCAAGAATAATTAACGGTTTTGCAGAAATTATAATCAATACCGGTGAAGATAATTATTTAACAACTGCCGATGCTATAGAAGAAGGGCACACTGTCATTGCTTCCCAATTTATCAATGAAAAGCTGGGGCTATTAGCAGGACTTAAACCTCAACAATTGGGATTAGGCCATGCCTTTGAAATTAATCCCGATGTAGAAAATGGGTTGTTATATGAAATAGCACAAGCCCAATTATCTAGACAACTATTTTCCCAAAGTCCTCTAAAGTACATGCCACCAACTAAATATATGACAGGAAACATTTTTAAGGGATATTTACAGAACGGATTATTTAACTTAACTTCTATAATGACTAATCAAGGGATCCAACTATTAGGGATGTTGACAGAGGCGATTCATACCCCTTATATGCATGACCGTTATTTGGCAATTGAAAATGCAAAATATGTAATGAATACTGCTAGAAACCTAGGGGACGAAATTATCTTTAGAGAAGATGGTATAATTCAAAAAAGGGCAGAAGAAGTTTTAACTAAAGCAGTGGAATTATTAGAAGAAATCAAAAGGATTGGTTTGTTCACCGCCCTAGAAAGGGGATATTTTGCTAATATAAAACGGACTATAGATGGCGGCAAAGGACTAGAAGGGGTAATTAACAAATGCGAGGATTACTATAACCCCTTTGAAGAGATAATGAAAAGGGAAAACTTTCAAAGGGATAAAGGGGGTAGTTTTTAA
- a CDS encoding OAM dimerization domain-containing protein, producing MEVDLTKIKAYGDTLNDGAVQLSFTLPVKYSDEAREAAILLAKQMNLEEPSVVHMADLGSGFTFFVLYGKCTKSVDFTKIKVTKVQDETMDFYEINKFIKEKIKRKITVVAACTGTDAHTVGIDAIMNMKGYAGKYGLERYPEINAINMGSQVPNETLVKKALETNADAILVSQVVTQKNVHIPNLTELVEMLEAEGIRDKVVLIAGGPRITHELALELGYDAGFGPGTTPPDVATFIVKEMVRRNLK from the coding sequence ATGGAAGTAGATTTAACAAAAATCAAGGCATATGGTGATACTTTAAACGATGGAGCAGTACAACTTTCCTTTACCCTACCGGTAAAATACAGTGATGAGGCTAGAGAAGCTGCTATACTTTTAGCAAAACAAATGAATTTAGAAGAACCAAGTGTCGTCCACATGGCAGATTTAGGTAGTGGTTTTACCTTTTTTGTACTATATGGAAAATGTACTAAGAGTGTAGACTTTACAAAAATTAAAGTTACTAAAGTTCAAGACGAAACAATGGATTTTTATGAAATCAATAAATTTATAAAAGAAAAAATTAAAAGGAAAATTACTGTAGTGGCAGCATGTACCGGGACAGATGCCCATACTGTAGGGATCGATGCCATTATGAACATGAAAGGATATGCTGGGAAATACGGACTAGAAAGATATCCGGAGATAAATGCTATAAATATGGGCAGTCAAGTTCCCAATGAAACCCTTGTCAAAAAAGCACTAGAAACCAATGCAGATGCCATTTTAGTATCACAGGTAGTAACACAAAAAAATGTCCATATACCTAATTTAACGGAATTAGTGGAAATGTTAGAAGCAGAAGGGATAAGGGATAAAGTAGTATTAATAGCTGGAGGCCCTAGAATTACCCATGAACTGGCATTAGAATTAGGATACGATGCAGGGTTTGGACCAGGAACAACACCACCAGATGTAGCCACCTTTATAGTAAAGGAAATGGTAAGGAGAAATTTAAAGTAA
- a CDS encoding CoA-disulfide reductase translates to MKIVIIGGVAAGMSAAAKAKRVNKDVEVVVYEKGDFVSYGACGLPYFLASEDDHNILIARTKEEFEKQGIKVFLNHEVVKVSPDKKEVFVKNLKSGETFSDSYDKLFIATGAKPVFPPFKGRDLKGVHLLKTLDDGIKLKETLVNEDIKDVVIVGGGYIGIEVGEVLHQLGKNVRVIEMADRILTTFDREITEIAEKELISKGIKINLQEKVEEIVGEERVEGVKTDKGLYKGDLVIIAIGVKPATEFLKDSGIALAPNGAIIVDREMKTNIEDIYAAGDCAQIYHRVLKQNTYIPLATTANKCGRIIAENLLGANKKFVGTLGSAAIKVLDLELGRTGLSEADAVREGLDYKTVFVKTHNHPSYYPNQKPIWFKLIVEGKSNKILGAQGIGYEGVVLRINTFAVAIHQGMTTEELGMVDFCYAPPFSGVWDAVHIACNAVK, encoded by the coding sequence ATGAAAATAGTTATAATCGGTGGTGTGGCTGCAGGGATGTCTGCAGCAGCCAAAGCTAAAAGGGTGAATAAAGATGTAGAAGTTGTGGTATATGAAAAGGGTGATTTTGTTTCATACGGTGCTTGTGGATTACCATATTTTTTAGCTAGCGAAGATGATCACAATATTTTAATTGCTAGGACAAAGGAAGAATTTGAAAAACAGGGGATCAAGGTATTTTTAAATCATGAAGTTGTGAAGGTAAGTCCTGATAAAAAAGAAGTTTTTGTTAAAAATCTAAAAAGTGGTGAAACTTTTTCCGATAGTTACGATAAGTTATTTATCGCAACTGGTGCTAAGCCGGTTTTTCCACCATTTAAAGGAAGGGATTTAAAAGGTGTTCATCTTTTAAAAACATTAGATGATGGAATAAAGTTAAAGGAAACCCTTGTCAATGAAGATATTAAGGATGTAGTAATCGTCGGTGGTGGATATATTGGAATAGAAGTAGGGGAAGTACTCCATCAGTTAGGGAAAAATGTCAGGGTAATAGAAATGGCAGATAGAATTTTAACTACATTTGATAGAGAAATAACGGAGATAGCTGAAAAAGAATTAATAAGTAAAGGGATAAAAATTAATTTACAAGAAAAAGTAGAAGAGATTGTAGGTGAAGAAAGGGTTGAAGGGGTTAAAACAGATAAAGGGCTATACAAAGGGGATTTAGTTATAATAGCGATAGGTGTTAAACCTGCTACAGAATTTCTTAAAGATTCCGGCATAGCCTTAGCACCAAATGGAGCTATAATTGTCGATAGAGAAATGAAAACAAATATCGAAGATATCTACGCTGCCGGGGATTGTGCCCAAATATACCATAGGGTACTAAAACAAAACACCTATATCCCCCTTGCGACAACGGCAAACAAATGTGGAAGGATAATAGCAGAAAATTTATTAGGGGCTAATAAAAAATTTGTTGGTACTTTAGGAAGTGCAGCTATCAAGGTATTAGATTTAGAGTTGGGGAGAACTGGTTTATCAGAAGCCGATGCTGTGAGGGAAGGTTTAGATTATAAAACTGTTTTTGTAAAAACACATAATCATCCAAGTTATTATCCAAACCAAAAACCTATTTGGTTTAAATTGATTGTCGAAGGGAAAAGTAATAAAATATTAGGAGCTCAAGGGATTGGCTATGAAGGGGTTGTATTGAGGATAAATACCTTTGCTGTTGCTATCCATCAAGGAATGACTACAGAAGAATTAGGGATGGTAGATTTCTGCTATGCACCACCCTTTTCTGGAGTTTGGGATGCAGTGCATATTGCTTGTAATGCAGTAAAATAG
- a CDS encoding CTP synthase: MMAKYIFVTGGVVSSLGKGITAASLGRLLKDRGLAVTIQKFDPYINIDPGTMSPYQHGEVFVTDDGGETDLDLGHYERFIDENLNKNNNVTAGKIYWSVMSKERKGDYLGKTVQVIPHITNEIKERIIRAAQQNNADVVITEIGGTVGDIESLPFLEAIRQMKNEVGRENVAYIHVTLIPYLPKSGELKTKPTQHSVKELRSLGIQPDIIVCRTTLPLDDEIKEKIALFCDTKKEAVIENGDVETIYEVPLALEKQGFADLVLKRLNINNVKEPDLTPWEEMVQKIKGLNKKVKIALVGKYVELHDAYLSVAEALSHAGIYHDHEVEIKWIQAEDLESPDCNLDEVFSDVHGILIPGGFGDRGVEGKIKAIKYGRENKVPLFGICLGMQCVVIEFARNVCGIEDAHSSEFVQTANPVIDILPEQKDIEDKGGTMRLGVYPCMVEENTKMFAAYKDEIVYERHRHRYEFNNTYRNLLASKGLVFSGYSPSKLLVEAVELKDHPWFVAVQYHPEFKSRPYRSHPLFRDFVGAAIKHAKE; encoded by the coding sequence ATCATGGCAAAATATATTTTCGTTACCGGTGGTGTCGTTTCTTCTTTAGGTAAAGGAATTACAGCAGCTTCATTAGGTAGATTATTAAAAGATCGGGGTTTAGCAGTCACTATCCAGAAATTTGATCCTTACATAAACATTGACCCTGGGACTATGAGTCCTTATCAACATGGAGAAGTTTTTGTTACCGATGATGGTGGTGAAACTGACTTAGACTTAGGTCATTATGAAAGGTTTATTGATGAAAATTTAAATAAAAACAACAATGTCACTGCAGGGAAAATCTATTGGTCGGTAATGAGTAAAGAACGGAAAGGAGATTACCTGGGAAAAACAGTTCAAGTAATTCCCCATATAACAAATGAAATTAAAGAAAGAATTATCAGGGCAGCCCAGCAAAATAATGCCGATGTGGTGATTACTGAAATTGGTGGAACCGTTGGGGATATCGAAAGTCTGCCTTTTTTAGAAGCTATTCGACAAATGAAAAATGAGGTTGGTAGGGAAAATGTTGCTTACATACATGTAACTTTAATACCTTACTTACCAAAATCCGGGGAATTAAAAACTAAACCAACCCAGCACAGCGTTAAAGAACTACGATCCCTTGGTATTCAGCCAGATATAATAGTTTGTCGGACAACTTTACCTTTAGATGATGAAATTAAAGAAAAAATTGCCCTATTTTGTGATACAAAAAAAGAGGCGGTAATAGAAAATGGCGATGTAGAAACAATTTATGAAGTACCATTGGCATTGGAAAAGCAAGGATTTGCCGATTTAGTATTAAAAAGACTTAATATAAATAATGTTAAAGAACCGGATTTAACCCCTTGGGAAGAAATGGTTCAAAAAATTAAAGGTTTAAATAAAAAAGTAAAAATTGCCCTTGTAGGTAAATATGTAGAATTACACGACGCCTACTTAAGTGTCGCCGAAGCTTTGAGCCATGCCGGTATTTATCATGATCATGAAGTAGAAATTAAATGGATTCAAGCAGAGGACTTAGAATCACCGGATTGTAACTTAGATGAAGTCTTTTCTGATGTCCATGGTATCCTTATTCCCGGCGGGTTCGGAGATCGGGGAGTTGAAGGTAAGATCAAAGCTATAAAATACGGTAGGGAAAATAAAGTGCCGTTATTCGGGATATGCTTAGGTATGCAATGTGTAGTAATAGAATTTGCTAGAAATGTATGTGGTATCGAAGATGCCCACAGTTCTGAATTTGTCCAAACGGCAAACCCCGTTATCGATATTTTGCCGGAACAAAAGGATATTGAAGATAAGGGGGGCACAATGAGATTAGGTGTTTATCCCTGTATGGTAGAAGAGAACACCAAAATGTTTGCTGCCTACAAAGATGAAATAGTTTATGAAAGACATCGCCACCGCTATGAGTTTAATAACACATACAGAAACCTTTTGGCTTCTAAAGGTCTAGTTTTTAGTGGGTACTCCCCTAGCAAGCTGTTAGTTGAGGCGGTAGAACTAAAGGATCATCCATGGTTTGTTGCAGTACAATATCATCCAGAGTTTAAATCAAGGCCTTACAGAAGTCATCCATTATTTAGAGACTTTGTAGGTGCAGCTATAAAACACGCAAAGGAGTAA